The Heterodontus francisci isolate sHetFra1 chromosome 12, sHetFra1.hap1, whole genome shotgun sequence genome includes the window ctgtaaaattcgccccaaTTTGTGTGTATTGCTTATTTAGATATAGATATctcctgtctctattttatctcgcaCCAAGCCCAACTCATCCATTGCTGTTGTCGTTGCTGACCTACCTTTCCCGAACGGttcaattttaaattctcatcctctgTTTAAATCACGGTCTCACTTACCTCCCATTCctccccaatctctgtaacctcctccaccaactTTCTTCCTCCAAACATTCTCTTCCATTAAGGGAAAGTAAAAGGGCAAGGAAAAGATAATTTAATTTTCTTTGCTTTGAAGAAAAAGCAGTCAGGGGCTGAGGGGATACAGAGAGTACACCAACCAATGTACACTTCAGAGTATCAGTTACCATCTGCCCATTGAAACATCTTCAAATTAGTGTCCGTTTGCATATTTTAATCCAATGAGACATGGAGCAGCGCAAGTGCAATATAACTATTCTTTAAAAAATAAAGTTGTGAAAACATGTTCTTACCTGCTTTTAATCTACACGGAGAAATTCCATGATAAGCCATTTCACACAGTGCGCAAAATGCATACCGACATCCTGGACAGACGCCCATGGTGTTTCCAGGCTCAAGAACCACCACTGACTTGCAAACCGTACGAGGGCAATACATTACATCTGTCATTAGGTCCAATGTAGACTGAAGGAGAAGGCGGTCATACCGTGCAAATGTCTCCTCCTTGACAAGCTCTTTGACCTATAAAGATGTAATACTTTCAAACTCTAAATTTGGACTCTGGAAATTCAAGAGAATCTGATGGATAAGTCTGTCCTTTTTTTTCATCTGCTCAATGGATGAGACTTCTAAAATGGACATTAGGGGCTGGATTTTTGGGCCCTGCCAGCGGCGGGAATGGAGGCAGAAAGGGCCTGAAAATACCGGTGCTGACTGGTGTTCTGTTTTCTGGCGCCATTCCTGATACCGGCCATTTTCACGGAGACGGGATCGTGGCTAGCAGGCCTATCCTCCCCCACGCGACCAATTAGGCTTTTTAAGAGCCTTGTTAAGTCCAATTAAAggtcaactggaattttccagccaGGCTCCAGTTTCCTACAGTGGCAGGGGCCAGTTTAGGTACTTGGAAGCGGGCACCCAGCAGTAGGCCTGGGTTCAGGTTCCAGGCAGGCCTAGATGCCCTCCTTGTCTGTCTGAGTGCGAAAGCAGCCACATGCCACCCTGTAGAGGGAGTCTCACCCTccccaacagtggtggcctggctgcaagaaatgttttttaaataaagttttaaaaaagttggagagagggcatctCCTTGTTGAACCGCCCCGTCTGTTACTTATCTGCCATCACGACCTGCTGCCCGTAACtgaacagggaacctgtctccatgtaaatcccaatgagtgactgtttcccagtcctgggggtgggttcaggacctggaaacagtcctgacttctgtTTCCTGGCCCCGTgaggaaaatccagccctaagatGCATCCATTTCTTAGATGAGACTCCTTCGGATTACTTTTAAAATGTTTAGAAAATAAGCCATCGATGAAATTTCAAATGAATTAACCAATATTTCAAAATATATGCATTGGCATTCCAATTGTACCGAAGCAATCCCACAAAGCAGCAATATTCAAATGTGGGTAGAATAGAAGATTTTTTTCTCTATTTGTGGTCTCATCTGGTTCTTCAGCTAGTATTTGGAGTGGTAACAAATGCAATAAAAGGGAGATAAGCAAGTACCAATTAGCTTAACAAGATGATCATAACTGAATTATAATTTTGTCTATAAGCAGAGCCATAGATCaactgcaacaaaaacaagaaatgctggattcactcagcaggtctggcagcatctgtggaaagagaagcagagttaacgtttcgggtcagtaacccttcttcggaaccccactggttgtgcactcagcccAAGTGGTTCCCAGCCCATCTGCTTGCTGATTTACCCAGCAAAGCTCTTGTTATCCATTCCAGTGCTTGACAGCTTACCTGCCCAGTGTAAACACTGATTTGTCAGCTTGGCCAAGCTCAGTTGGAGATAAATTTCAATCAAAAAACTTTCCATGATTTAATGTTAGGCAGCAGAAAGGTGGTCATAGGTTCAAGGGACATTGTAGAGTAcagttgggtgtcatcagcatagatATGGAAGCTGACCCAATAGCAGGGAATAAAGTTATAAGAGCGACATGTAAGATGAAGAATGGAGGGAAAGAGGAGAGGGCCAAGGACTGCTTCTTTCGGAATGCAGGAGGTGATCGTGAAGGATTGGGAAGATAAACTTTGCTAGAGATGTACTGGCTGTATTAGGGCAAGTGGAGTGGAATCACACAACAGCAGTCCCGCACAGCAGGACAAAAGAGAAAAGACTATAGGAAAATGGTGTGGTTGTCTACACCGAATGCTGCAGAGGTCAAGAGGACAATAGGGATAATGAATGTActgtcagtcacagaggatgtcatttgtgactttcgtCAGAGTAGACTTGGTGCTATAAGCAGGGCGAAAGTTGAACTGTAGAGATTTAAACAAGGAGGTTGAGAGATGTGCACAGTACTGGGAGGTGACAATATATTTAAGCAGCCTGGAGAGAAGAGTGAAGTTACAGATGAAGAGGATGCATAGTGTCAGGCaaaacccccacctaccaagactgaggcacacattatttcgccatataaacattaaaacttaaaattgcaagccctgactggaaggatatttgcatagtactagcagtgttgaaacaatggagacccagtcgttgcttccccaatacacacaagaagtggtcagaccagttttagtcacatgactgactggctgttagagaatttgaacttccaacaaaggatttgaactgagacaaagctgtgtgctcatggagtaaagatctctcctggaactgaagcaagaattacagcctttcCTAtcagcctgcttccatctccttcccacgtaaCCGAATCTTGTGAAACTcaaagaaaagtttcctacatgaacaacgTTTTAAGACGAatacaatgaaaagcaagactacttacagtgagctcgaagcaccataacaaaatattgcctcaaacccctctctactatattttccttttctcttttctgttcctatctgcatgtgtatatcgcatgggAATGCTGGCGTGGgcacgttgtatatccgtaggcgtgaaacgtattagagtttaagttttaataaaatgtcatctttcttctttaaacctcaaagcctttgtgaattggtttctttttcttataattggaaaactgtgaacaaggattcacaaaaaagggggctcaaaacagtgcgtttaaaattaaaccccattacACTAAGACCAGAAAAAAACCCCTAGACacatttttcacctggtcgtaacaatagcaaGATAAATTGCTTTCTCAGCAATGTAACGTTCATAATGCACCTTGCTTTGATACTGCTATACCCATGAAAGCAAATCACAAATTTTAGTGCTCTAATGCATTTTCTGTTACCTGTGTCAGTGCATGTTTACcactgggtgggggggtggtgattgGAAAAGGGAGGATAATGGGACTTAGATCATCAAATCCTGGCATCCTCTAAATCGCCAATCTTACTatgaaatgtttttaaaaatccTAGAATGTGCGCTGGGGTTAGTTGCCTGCTAACTTGTTGACTCTCAACTGATCCCGATATCATTGGGAGGCCCATGAACTAATTTTAAATACACAAAAATGCTGTATAGGTACATGCTTTTAAATTCAAACATTacaattaaaaaaaatatttttattaCAAATTTTTTTCCTGGACTTAATGCCTCACTTTAGGAAGAAAGTAAAATGGCAGACAAAAAAGGCCTACCCAAAGGAACGAGAGCCAAATAAATTCCAAGAATGGAAGAATTGTAGTAGTGGGGGTAATACTATAATCGGAGCCTTTTAGTCAGTTATGATCAGGAGTCCCAAATGACAGGCTGCACCCTTACTGCGACTGTGAAAAATGTCATGGAACAGGTTGAAAACTCTGGAAAGGAAGAGAGCAGCCAAAAGTAGTTTTCCACATTACAACTAATGACAAAGTACCTTTGAGATATTTCACACATGGATTAAGAAGCTAGGCCTCAAGGGTGATAATCTACAGACTTTTCCTATGCCATGGTCAAGTTAAGGAAAGGAAGATTAGGAGGGTCACTATATGGCTGCAGAGCTGGTCCAACAAGCCGAAGGTTGATCTTCTCAAACATTGGAGAGATTTCTGGAACAAAGGGTGGCTATACTGAAGAGATTACGATCACCTGAAATAACACATTTTCACAGTATTTGCGAAGAGGGTAAATATAGCATTGGGGGACGATTTAAACTAATAAGCAGAAGGATGAGGAAAGTTTTAAATTTGAGATGAGAAAAAGTGTGATCAATGAAAAGTGGCAAGAAGCATCAAAAAAATTAAAGCAGCAAACCAGGAAGAAGAATAGAGTCAGGATTGAGTcctatgtatgtgaatgcacaggacTGCTTCCTAGATCAGAAGTTAATCCAACAAGAAAAAAAAACATTGCTCGATTTCATTCTGTGAAATTAATTTCTCAGGAGCTTCCCCATACCACCCACCCAATGCCAGCATACCCAGGACGTTCCATACCCAGAAGCTTTCCAAAATTCTTTCCCCTGCCATGTGCTTCAAATTCCTGTTTCCAACCATTGCTCCCATATCTCAGAAGCTGAGAATTGATTGGTAGTTTTGCATGGGGAAGTTACTAATCTATATTTCTCGCTTCAACTGAGATGTTCAGCTGTGATTTGTAGCTGCAATTTCGGAAGACAGAATTTGAGTCAATCGAGCGCAAGTTCAACACATACTTTACAGATTTGAAGTCCGATAACGGAGATGTTATAGATGAAGTGTAATGCCTGAAGTGCAACAGGTAGGAAATCTGTGCACAtgcaggatagacacacacacacacacattatgaaCTTAATGACAGTTGGTGTCattagaacaagaaatgctggaaatactcagcaggtctggcagcatctgtggagagagaagcagagttaacgtttcaggtcattgacccttcttcagatttccagcatctgcagtattttgcttttataacagttGGTGTCAGTTTCTGGCTCATTTTTATGCCCCTTTGAGTTGAGATGCTGACAACTAGACCAATTCTATGCGTTTGCTGTTTAATAGCATTCACTATGAAGAAATAAACAAATTAATGAACAGGTCTTACTTGAGCAGGTGTGGCAATAGAAGTACACTTTGGCTCCGGACAGTTAAGGCACTGAACGTTCCCATCGCGGATCTGTATCTCAAAATATTCTTTCAAACAAGCCTTGCAGTACACGTGGTTACACTCCTTAAAGTACATGCAGTCAATGCCCAGCTTTTCGCAAAAGCATACACTACAGGTGAACATCTTGCTATTAAAGGTTTTCTGTTGCTGATACTGATCAAAGTCCAAAATTTCACGCAAAACGCTAGCCCACAACTCCACATCCTGTATAGCCCTTGGGTCAAGAGGAAACTCCTCTTTCAAGTTCTTTGTTTTGTCCTGCGATCCAAATTCTTTATTCTTCTCAGAAAAAGTGTAGTCAGATTTCTCTTCGATGTTTCTTTGTATTTCTAATGGAGATTCAATTAGTAAAAAGGAGAGTGTCTCTTCTTTTAAGAATTGCATCCATGAAAATAGCACTACACAACTGCCATTGTCTTTCCAAATTCTATCCAGGCAAGCACAGAGTGCAGAGAGCTGTTGGGAGACAAATAAGGGGGTTATCAAGCAACATAGGGAACAaagtaatggcctggattttgaggTCAGTGGCGAAGTAAGGGCGCTCACCGCTGACCTCAAAGATTGCTATCCATAAAGATCTGTGGCATGGTTTTCCCCTTTCCTGatagtttaaatctggtgccaagtcaaggggatctcttggggtgcagcagcagagaaagagtcatagagttatacaacacagaaacaggcccttcggcccatcatgtctgtgccgaccatcaagtaccgaactattctaatcccattttccagcacttggcccaatggccttgtatgctatggcatttcaagtgctcatctgaatacttcttaaatgttgtgagggttcctgcctcaactgccTCTTCAGGCGAtgcgttccatattccaaccaccctctgggtgaaataatctttcctcaaatcccctctaaacctcctgccctttaccttaaatctgtgccccctggttattgacccctccgctaagggaaaaagtttcttgctatctaacctatcaatacccctcataattttgtatacctcagtcaggtcccgcccctcagccttctctgctctaagtgaTGTTTGCAAGCAGGtaggcagccaatcacattgaagtattcataCGGAGCAAACCAGGCAACTGAAAGCATTTAAAATCATTGAAATTTAATTTACGTTTTCAGATAACGAAATAAATGATGATTTGATTTAAAAGCTGGAACAAagctaagaacagaagaaatacgaGTTgggataggccatttggcccttaaaGCTTTCTCAGCTATTCaacaagattgtggctgatcttctaaagtcatatcccttaattccccttgtacacaaaaatctatcaacctcggttttgaatatactcaatgactgagcatctgcaGCTCTCTGTGGTAAAGTGTTTCAAAGATTCATATCTGAAGGAGCATTATCCTTCAAAGATTAAAGAGAAATCAGGAGCAGAGATTGATGCTGATATTTCCTTCCataacccagggatggtgatgccaATGTTAGCAACCCACAATCACCCTAACCAAGATCAGTAATTCAGCATATATTTGGAATTGAACTTGGGACTACTTGATTTGTATGGCTTTAGTGACATATAGAACTGCGTCATcattgccgggggggggggggggggggggggtgcagaaagagagagagagtgggaggcaaATGCTCTCTTCTGCCTgtcaaaaataaaaacagagcCTCACAATAGAACAAAGAATGAGTGCATGAAAGTGTTACTGACAATATGTTTAAGAGAACAGCTCTAAATTTAAGAAATCTATTTGCTGGAGATCTTTTTTTGCTGCATCCCTCCCCGGCCCAGTTATAAATGGAATGCTTCAGTTGTATCATAGATCAATTCTCAGGCACAAAGATTACATCATCTGTTCATTTTATAATCTTGTGCAGTGGAATGGTTCATACCAAAACAGCATGAGCAGCATAAAATTTGGTAATAAATTCAGAAAGGAAACTCCAGCATTTTTGCCTGAGACATAAAAGAACATTTAAagaatttttaaagaaacatttagaccagggttgtccaaccttaatgcgtggggccacattacaatttttgtcttacatggggagacaaattggaaagataaaggcattaaaatttatctattaatcaaaacagcaacaaatgtacatttttgtgaaaagctttaaatgagaagacgaaTTTATTGAATTACTTTCTCTTTACTACGTTGCATAATGATTTAGTGTGAAACCTGGCTTTTTTGGCACATCTAAGtattcaatgtttgcccgcacacttcttgtagcgatgcggaaTATTCTGGATAGGTGATCATCTGTCAGAAGTGATATAGACAcactctgcccctccccctcttcctgccccccactctctctcattgACTGTCCCCCTCTTTGTccgtctccctcctccctctctctctgtccgtccctcctccctctctctctgtcccgcccctcctccctctctctgtccgcccctcctccctctctctctgtctgtccgcccctcctccctctctctctgtctgtccgcccctcctccctctctctctgtctgtccgcccctcctccctctctctctctgtctgtccgcccctcctccctctccctctgcctgtccgcccctcctccctctctctgcctgtccgccctcctccctctctctgtctgtccgcccctctccctctctctctgtctgtccgcccctcctccctctctctctgtctgtccgcccctcctcctctctctctgtccgcccctcctccctctctgtctgtccgcccctcctccctctctctctgtctgtccgcccctcctccctctctctctgtctgtccgcccctcctcctctctctctgtctgtccgccctcctccctctctctctgcctgtccgcccctcctccctctctctgcctgtccgcccctcctccctctctctctgcctgtccgcccctcctcctctctctctgcctgtccgcccctcctccttctctctctgcctgtccgcccctcctccctctctctctctgcctgtccgcccctcctccctctctctctgcctgtccgccctcctccctctctctctgcctgtccgccccctcctccctctctctctgcctgtccgcccctcctccctctctctctgtctgtccgcccctcctccctctctctctgtctgtccgcccctcctccctctctctctgtctgtccgcccctcctccctctctctgtctgtccgcccctcctccctctctctgcctgtccgccctctccctctctctctgcctgtccgcccctcctccctctctctctgcctgtccgcccctcctgctctctctgcctgtctgtccgcccctcctccctccctctgcctgtcCGTccgtcctcctctctccctctctctctccgtccgtcctcctctctctctctctccgtccgtcctcctctctctctctccgtccgtccctcctctctctctctccgtccgtccctcctctctctctctccgtccgtccctcctctctctctctccgtccgtccctcctctctctctctccgtccgtccctcctctctctctctcgtccgtccgtccctcctctctctctctctccgtccgtccctcctctctctctctctccgtccgtccctcctctctctctctgtctgtccgtccctcctctctctctctgtccgtccgtccctcctctctctctctgtctgtccgcccctcctctctctctctctctgtctgtccgtccctcctctctctctctctctgtcagtccgcccctcctctctctctctctctgtctgtctgtccgtccctcctctctctctctctctgtctgtccgtccctcctctctcggtctgtctgtccgtctctcctccctctctcactcagtctgtCTGTCCATccctcctcgctctctccctctctctctctgtctgtctgtccctcctctctcactctctctgtctgtctgtccatccctcctctctctccccgtccctcctctctccccgtccctccctctctctctctcccccgtccctcctctctctctctctctccccccgtccctcctctctctctctctcccccgtccctcctctctctccgtccgtccctcctctctctctctctccgtccgtccctcctctctctctctccgtccgtccctcctctctctctctctctctctctctctccgtccgtccctcctctctctctctctctctccgtccgtccctcctctctctctctctctctcgtccgtccctcctccctctctctctctccgtccgtccctcctccctctctctctgtctgtctgtccctcctctctctctccctctctctgtccgtccgtccctcctctctctctctgtccgtccgtcctctctttctttctttctctctctccgtccgtccctcctctccctctctctctctccgtccgtccctcctctccctctctctctctccccgtccctcctctccctctctctctctccccgtccctcctctccctctctctctctccccgtccctcctctccctctctctctctccccgtccctcctctccctctctctctctccccgtccctcctctccctctctctctctccccgtccctcctctccctctctctctctccccgtccctcctctccccctctctctctctccccgtccctcctctccccctctctctctctctccccgtccctcctctccccctctctctctctccccgtcctcctctccccctctctctccccgtcctcctctccccctctctctccccgtccctcctctccccctctctctccccgtccctcctctccccctctctctccccgtccctcctctccccctctctctccccgtccctcctctccccctctctctctccccgcccctcctctccctctctctctctccccgtccctcctctccctctctctccgtccgtccgtccctcgctctctctccgtccgtccgtccctcgctctctctccgtccgtccctcgctctctctccgtccgtccctcgc containing:
- the rnf14 gene encoding E3 ubiquitin-protein ligase RNF14 isoform X5, encoding MSSRDKEEQEDELLALASIYEEDEFKRAESAPGGEISICLELPPNFKIFFYGDEKQNKKDLIEYVVSFLPPLVLNFEFPPDYPSCSAPKYTLSCKWLFRAQLSALCACLDRIWKDNGSCVVLFSWMQFLKEETLSFLLIESPLEIQRNIEEKSDYTFSEKNKEFGSQDKTKNLKEEFPLDPRAIQDVELWASVLREILDFDQYQQQKTFNSKMFTCSVCFCEKLGIDCMYFKECNHVYCKACLKEYFEIQIRDGNVQCLNCPEPKCTSIATPAQVKELVKEETFARYDRLLLQSTLDLMTDVMYCPRTVCKSVVVLEPGNTMGVCPGCRYAFCALCEMAYHGISPCRLKAGCLGFIFLSEKLSELRDEYLKADESGKQRLEKSYGIRVLQKAMEELCSEEWLHKNSKPCPRCRTKIQKVDGCNKMTCISCKQCFCWLCRRPLPKVDPYEHYRDTSSPCFNELFQEDDVLHDEDDNGIV
- the rnf14 gene encoding E3 ubiquitin-protein ligase RNF14 isoform X4; this translates as MMSSRDKEEQEDELLALASIYEEDEFKRAESAPGGEISICLELPPNFKIFFYGDEKQNKKDLIEYVVSFLPPLVLNFEFPPDYPSCSAPKYTLSCKWLFRAQLSALCACLDRIWKDNGSCVVLFSWMQFLKEETLSFLLIESPLEIQRNIEEKSDYTFSEKNKEFGSQDKTKNLKEEFPLDPRAIQDVELWASVLREILDFDQYQQQKTFNSKMFTCSVCFCEKLGIDCMYFKECNHVYCKACLKEYFEIQIRDGNVQCLNCPEPKCTSIATPAQVKELVKEETFARYDRLLLQSTLDLMTDVMYCPRTVCKSVVVLEPGNTMGVCPGCRYAFCALCEMAYHGISPCRLKAGCLGFIFLSEKLSELRDEYLKADESGKQRLEKSYGIRVLQKAMEELCSEEWLHKNSKPCPRCRTKIQKVDGCNKMTCISCKQCFCWLCRRPLPKVDPYEHYRDTSSPCFNELFQEDDVLHDEDDNGIV